In Panacibacter ginsenosidivorans, the following proteins share a genomic window:
- a CDS encoding TatD family hydrolase — translation MKFIDTHCHLYLEDFKSDINDIIEKAKKNGVEKFFLPAIDSSIIEAMLTMETKFPGACFAMMGLHPCSVKANYKEELKIAEDWLIKRKFAAIGEIGLDFYWDKTFTPEQYAAFEIQMQWALEKSMPIVIHTRNAMQETIDTVKPFAEKGLRGIFHCFSGTYENVKAIIDMGFLVGIGGVLTYKNAGLQQVIEKIGLAHIVLETDAPYLTPVPYRGKRNESSYIVFIAEKLAEIKKVTIEEVAAITTANAEKIFGC, via the coding sequence ATGAAATTTATTGATACACATTGCCATTTATATCTCGAAGATTTTAAAAGTGATATTAACGATATTATAGAAAAAGCAAAAAAAAATGGTGTTGAAAAGTTTTTTTTACCTGCCATAGATAGCAGTATAATTGAGGCAATGCTGACAATGGAAACAAAATTTCCAGGTGCATGCTTTGCAATGATGGGCCTACATCCCTGCTCAGTAAAAGCAAACTATAAAGAAGAATTAAAAATAGCAGAAGACTGGCTCATAAAAAGAAAATTTGCAGCTATTGGGGAAATAGGTCTTGACTTTTACTGGGATAAGACTTTTACCCCGGAACAATACGCTGCTTTTGAAATACAAATGCAATGGGCGCTTGAAAAAAGTATGCCCATTGTTATCCATACCCGTAATGCCATGCAGGAAACTATTGATACTGTAAAGCCCTTTGCAGAAAAGGGTCTTAGGGGAATCTTTCATTGTTTTAGCGGCACCTATGAAAATGTAAAAGCCATTATAGATATGGGTTTCCTGGTTGGTATTGGTGGAGTACTTACTTACAAAAATGCCGGGCTGCAACAGGTAATAGAGAAGATAGGCCTTGCGCACATAGTATTAGAAACAGATGCTCCTTATTTAACGCCGGTACCTTATCGTGGGAAAAGAAACGAAAGCAGTTATATTGTATTTATTGCAGAGAAGCTGGCCGAAATTAAAAAAGTTACCATTGAAGAAGTTGCTGCTATTACTACTGCAAATGCTGAAAAAATATTCGGCTGCTGA
- a CDS encoding DUF3857 domain-containing protein, whose amino-acid sequence MKKLILLGLLSNAVICLHAQGFNYDLKQSWAEKPVLHSVNKIFDSASAVAILDERTIEYVKVKESLVIYETDHAIIKIIDDKGIEMYNKIYIPLYSPSGVKDIKARAVLKNGKVIDLPAGNIKEIEEDGRKYNLFAMDGLEKGCEVEYTWLEEKPLSLFGSEIFQRSNIPVQEARFLLITPDYLKFDAKGYNGFAVSKDSVIGEQRVIAGIGTNMKEMEEEKYSFTDPYLQRVDYKLSYNISKSANVRLYTWKDLAKQVYPYYTERTSKEEKVLDGFVKKIPVTNSSDVASTVLAVEDYLKTNININEELIADEATNIEAIIKSKATNHNGIVRLFAGIFDKLNINYQLVYPGTRTGFTIDEELEDWDRADDMLLYFPSTKKFISPTSVELRYPYIPFEYTYTKGLFLKGTVLGEFKTAIGVFGNITAEDFSQHAINMEATIKFSEDLDTLLLNSRQILKGYGATSYRPIYTFLPKDKQDQANKEIIKAVAGSENISNIKIENAALTDYFDNKPLIIGADIKSTTLLERAGNKILFKLGEVIGQQAQMYQEKPRQLPAELPFPHVLERKIIIQLPDGYTVKNLNDINMNIVHKDNDEITMGFVSSYTQTNNTITVQIKETYSKVFYPLDQFEDFKRVINASADFNKITLVLQKAN is encoded by the coding sequence ATGAAGAAATTAATATTATTAGGTTTATTAAGCAATGCGGTGATCTGCTTGCATGCACAGGGTTTCAATTATGATCTTAAACAGTCCTGGGCAGAGAAACCGGTATTGCATAGTGTAAATAAAATATTTGATTCAGCAAGTGCGGTGGCAATACTGGATGAACGCACCATTGAATATGTAAAGGTCAAAGAAAGCCTTGTTATATATGAAACAGATCATGCTATTATTAAAATAATAGATGACAAAGGAATAGAGATGTATAATAAAATATACATCCCGCTTTACTCACCTTCAGGAGTAAAAGACATTAAAGCAAGGGCTGTTTTAAAGAATGGTAAAGTAATTGATCTTCCTGCAGGCAACATAAAAGAAATAGAGGAAGACGGCAGAAAATATAATTTGTTTGCAATGGACGGCCTTGAAAAAGGCTGCGAAGTTGAATATACATGGTTAGAAGAAAAGCCCCTTTCATTATTCGGCTCAGAAATATTTCAGCGTAGCAACATACCGGTACAGGAGGCAAGATTTTTACTGATTACCCCAGACTATTTAAAGTTTGATGCAAAAGGTTATAACGGTTTTGCAGTAAGTAAAGATTCAGTAATTGGTGAGCAGCGTGTTATTGCAGGTATAGGTACCAACATGAAAGAAATGGAGGAAGAAAAATATTCCTTTACAGATCCCTATTTGCAACGTGTAGATTATAAACTAAGCTATAATATCTCAAAGAGTGCGAATGTGAGGCTATATACCTGGAAAGATCTGGCAAAGCAGGTTTATCCATATTACACAGAACGCACTTCCAAAGAAGAAAAAGTACTGGATGGATTTGTAAAAAAGATTCCTGTTACAAACAGCAGCGATGTTGCATCAACGGTGCTTGCAGTAGAAGATTATCTTAAAACAAACATTAACATCAATGAAGAGTTGATTGCAGATGAAGCAACGAATATTGAAGCCATCATAAAAAGCAAAGCCACCAACCATAATGGTATCGTTAGGTTATTTGCAGGCATTTTTGACAAACTGAATATTAATTACCAACTGGTATACCCTGGCACCAGAACAGGCTTTACCATAGATGAAGAATTGGAAGATTGGGACAGGGCCGATGATATGTTGTTATATTTTCCTTCAACCAAAAAATTTATTTCCCCAACGAGTGTAGAACTACGTTATCCTTACATCCCTTTTGAATATACTTATACAAAAGGATTATTTTTAAAAGGCACTGTGCTTGGTGAATTTAAAACAGCCATTGGTGTATTTGGAAATATTACTGCAGAAGATTTTAGCCAGCATGCCATCAACATGGAAGCAACCATAAAATTTAGCGAAGATCTTGATACCTTATTACTAAACAGCAGACAAATATTAAAAGGTTATGGCGCCACATCATACCGCCCTATTTATACTTTCCTTCCCAAAGACAAGCAAGATCAGGCAAATAAAGAAATTATAAAAGCAGTTGCAGGCAGTGAAAATATTTCCAACATAAAAATTGAAAATGCAGCGCTTACAGATTATTTTGATAATAAACCGCTGATCATAGGTGCAGATATAAAAAGTACAACTTTGCTTGAAAGGGCCGGCAATAAGATTCTTTTTAAATTAGGAGAAGTAATAGGTCAGCAGGCCCAAATGTACCAGGAAAAGCCACGTCAGTTACCCGCAGAGCTTCCTTTCCCGCATGTGCTTGAAAGAAAGATCATCATCCAGTTGCCCGATGGCTACACCGTCAAAAATCTTAACGACATTAACATGAATATTGTACACAAAGACAACGACGAAATAACAATGGGCTTTGTAAGCAGCTATACACAAACCAATAACACCATCACTGTCCAGATAAAAGAAACTTATAGTAAGGTATTTTATCCGCTTGATCAGTTTGAAGATTTTAAACGTGTTATCAACGCTTCTGCAGACTTTAATAAAATTACACTCGTGTTACAAAAAGCTAATTAA
- a CDS encoding lmo0937 family membrane protein, producing the protein MRSLLYIIAVILVIGWLLGFFVYSSTGLIHILLVLAVISLLLAVIQKA; encoded by the coding sequence ATGAGAAGTTTGTTGTACATCATCGCCGTAATACTTGTGATAGGCTGGCTTTTAGGGTTTTTTGTTTACAGCTCCACAGGTCTCATTCATATATTATTAGTGCTTGCTGTAATTTCTTTATTGCTGGCTGTCATTCAAAAAGCCTGA
- a CDS encoding alpha-L-fucosidase produces MKKMYLLILYACIAISSYAQSNYTPAPENLKARQWFADAKFGLFIHWGPFSIPGDGEWVMNNRNITVKNYTRLMDFFNPIEFDAAKWVGMAKDAGMKYITLITRHHDGFSMWDTKYSDFNIMNTPYKKDIVKMMADECHKQGIKLFLYYSLLDWRRDDYSWTTGRTGKGTGRTVQGNWNDYIAFMKNQLTELLTNYGEIGGIWFDGHWDQTAPEGAADRSARIDWHYDEIYGLIHKLQPQCMIGNNHHLTPFPGEDFQMFEKDLPGENKSGLSYQEASDKLPVETCETINNSWGFNITDTTYKTHEQLLQYLVKASGLGANFLLNIGPMPNGEIQPEFVERLHWMGEWLRVYGESIYNTTAGYVKPQSWGCMTQKENKIYLHFFDKQRASVILEQFPYRKITKAYLLKDKSSVKTQLKNGTAQLFLPDNDMEPDMVVVMEVKN; encoded by the coding sequence ATGAAAAAAATGTACCTGCTCATATTATATGCATGCATAGCAATTTCTTCTTACGCACAAAGCAATTACACACCTGCTCCCGAAAATCTTAAAGCAAGGCAATGGTTTGCAGATGCAAAATTTGGATTATTTATTCACTGGGGGCCTTTTAGTATTCCCGGTGATGGAGAATGGGTAATGAACAACCGTAATATTACCGTAAAGAATTATACAAGGCTGATGGATTTTTTTAACCCGATTGAATTTGATGCAGCCAAATGGGTTGGCATGGCTAAAGATGCAGGCATGAAATACATAACGCTTATTACAAGGCATCATGATGGGTTTAGCATGTGGGATACAAAGTATTCTGATTTCAATATTATGAATACGCCCTATAAAAAAGATATTGTAAAGATGATGGCTGATGAATGTCATAAACAGGGCATTAAATTATTTCTTTATTACTCTTTACTTGATTGGAGACGAGATGATTATTCGTGGACAACCGGAAGAACTGGTAAAGGCACCGGCAGAACAGTGCAGGGCAATTGGAACGACTATATTGCTTTCATGAAAAATCAATTAACGGAATTGCTAACTAATTATGGAGAGATAGGTGGCATCTGGTTCGATGGCCATTGGGATCAAACAGCACCGGAAGGTGCGGCAGACAGGAGTGCAAGAATTGACTGGCACTATGATGAGATCTACGGCCTTATTCATAAACTGCAACCACAATGTATGATTGGGAACAACCATCATTTGACTCCCTTTCCCGGTGAGGATTTTCAAATGTTTGAGAAAGACCTGCCCGGGGAAAATAAATCAGGTTTAAGTTACCAGGAAGCTTCTGATAAGTTACCTGTTGAAACTTGCGAGACGATCAATAATTCATGGGGTTTTAATATAACTGATACAACATACAAAACGCATGAGCAACTATTGCAATACCTGGTAAAAGCATCCGGGCTTGGTGCAAATTTTTTATTGAATATTGGTCCAATGCCTAATGGTGAAATTCAGCCTGAATTTGTGGAACGTTTGCATTGGATGGGCGAATGGTTGCGTGTGTATGGGGAAAGCATTTACAACACTACTGCGGGGTACGTAAAACCGCAAAGTTGGGGATGTATGACACAAAAAGAAAATAAAATATACCTGCACTTTTTTGACAAACAAAGAGCTTCTGTGATCTTAGAGCAATTTCCATATAGGAAAATAACAAAAGCATATTTGCTGAAGGATAAGAGTTCTGTAAAGACACAATTAAAGAATGGAACTGCACAACTTTTTCTTCCGGATAATGATATGGAACCTGACATGGTTGTTGTAATGGAAGTAAAGAATTAA
- a CDS encoding tetratricopeptide repeat protein, with protein MCTLRPLLTGLIVLFFTLTVRAQDKEEPVNSGAILEKCSKLYEDGAYTKAIELYKTVSRNDTNYSTILHELAYASYMDSDYEKSISYAKQGLAEFPEKSGDWYNLIGNTLDITGKRKEAVVYYDSLLLINPNSYLGWYNKGIAYSNMENYADAKKCLQKALLIYPFHTSSHYFLGVIAAKEGNIVPAMLSFSTCLLMNPESKYSGSCVTFLNNIAKVTDDIAEKIGTTKISTDDDFELQQEIILSKAALDKKYKLQTDLEDPITRQLQVMLEKLEYNAADNGFSMQYYVPFYTDLYKNGQFNIFLNYIFSGLDIKSVKSFNQKNDKKIYAFVKSATDYFSAIRRTEKLQYTARMANTQQYYFSDGSLLGIGNWHNNGKEDIFTGPWVFYYENGLVKSKGNFDDNGEKTGDWEFYFDNGKLKQKCSFINGMLEGKVTTWFSNGNISDENIYVHDKLNGENKTYFYNGLLQTINHYIDDKREGEEKGYTYDGFLNYTATYKNDELEGTVNVYHNNGKTSLIKNYSNGKLNGAYKTFSSNGVLTMEGTYDQDKLSGQWKEYYDSKALKSEYSYNNGSINGLYKSYHENGKLSETLQYANGKADGKEEGFDEDGIKYSESIYENGKLRELTFFDKKGQTVNSFTTRKGAGNLAFYDAFGTKDNEASFNKEGYRDGKSTYYFPSGKISTEANYKEGSLDGERTIYFANGQISEKMNFTDNEENGMLRSFHINGNLKFTGYFKSGRREGEHISYNQFGTPVVSYYYLNNDQDGYTTYYSANGKKDYEEQYYRGWLKKAVQYDTLGNVLAVSDFPGGTGELIYKHYNGKVYIKASYKNYMTQGKYEAFYFDGAPRMTLFYKNGYKDSIAKTYYYNGKLQNEGRYTLGEKTGEWKYYYENGTINYTENYVDGKEQGEEILYKEDGTKDRILTYNKGQLDGTYIVYGDNNEIAIQLTYHNDVLINYTYYGKDGKLVTPIPVKNGTAMVTAYYKNGNKSAEVNYENSDVNGVRKFYYTSGAPYIDGARLYGYDNGIRKTYYTNNRLAKEENYYYDNLHGTVKSYYPNGNIKAEENWYNGELNGASKYYDETGKLKETRTYYYDLLLSVSKN; from the coding sequence ATGTGTACATTAAGACCCTTACTTACTGGTTTAATTGTTCTTTTCTTTACTTTAACTGTTAGGGCACAGGATAAAGAAGAACCCGTAAACAGCGGAGCTATCCTTGAAAAATGCAGCAAGTTATATGAAGATGGTGCTTATACTAAGGCCATTGAATTATATAAAACAGTTTCCCGCAATGATACCAATTACAGCACCATACTACATGAGCTAGCCTATGCCAGCTACATGGACAGCGACTATGAAAAAAGCATCAGCTATGCAAAACAAGGTCTTGCTGAATTTCCTGAAAAATCAGGGGATTGGTACAATCTTATAGGCAATACTCTTGATATTACAGGAAAAAGAAAAGAAGCGGTGGTTTATTACGACAGTTTGCTTTTAATAAATCCAAATAGCTATTTAGGGTGGTACAATAAAGGCATTGCATACTCAAATATGGAGAACTATGCAGATGCAAAAAAATGTCTTCAGAAAGCATTACTCATTTACCCCTTTCATACATCATCTCATTATTTTCTTGGCGTAATAGCTGCAAAAGAAGGAAATATTGTTCCTGCAATGTTGAGCTTTTCAACCTGCCTTTTAATGAACCCTGAAAGTAAATATTCAGGTAGCTGTGTTACCTTCTTAAATAATATTGCTAAGGTAACCGATGATATAGCTGAAAAGATCGGCACAACCAAAATCTCTACAGACGACGACTTTGAACTGCAGCAGGAAATTATTTTAAGTAAAGCGGCTTTAGACAAAAAATATAAACTTCAAACAGATCTTGAAGATCCCATTACCAGGCAGCTACAGGTAATGCTGGAAAAACTGGAATATAATGCTGCAGACAATGGTTTCTCTATGCAGTATTATGTCCCTTTTTATACAGATCTATATAAGAACGGTCAATTCAACATTTTCCTTAATTATATATTTAGTGGTCTTGATATAAAATCTGTAAAAAGTTTCAACCAGAAAAATGATAAAAAAATATATGCATTTGTAAAAAGTGCTACAGACTATTTTAGTGCGATAAGAAGAACAGAAAAGCTGCAATACACAGCCAGAATGGCAAACACGCAACAATATTATTTTAGTGACGGAAGCCTGCTGGGCATTGGCAACTGGCATAACAATGGCAAAGAAGATATATTCACAGGCCCGTGGGTTTTTTATTATGAAAATGGCCTCGTAAAATCAAAAGGCAATTTTGATGATAATGGAGAAAAAACCGGAGACTGGGAATTTTATTTTGATAATGGAAAGCTGAAACAGAAATGTTCATTTATAAATGGCATGCTGGAAGGCAAGGTTACTACATGGTTCAGCAACGGAAATATCTCTGATGAAAATATATATGTGCATGACAAACTAAATGGTGAAAACAAAACATATTTCTACAACGGGCTATTACAAACTATTAATCACTACATAGACGACAAAAGAGAAGGAGAAGAAAAAGGCTATACTTACGATGGCTTTTTGAACTATACAGCTACTTACAAGAATGATGAACTGGAAGGAACAGTAAATGTTTATCATAACAATGGCAAAACTTCGCTGATAAAAAATTATTCAAATGGAAAATTAAACGGCGCCTATAAAACCTTCAGTTCAAATGGTGTCTTAACAATGGAAGGTACATATGACCAGGATAAACTTAGCGGGCAATGGAAAGAATATTATGATTCAAAGGCCTTAAAAAGTGAGTATAGTTACAACAATGGTTCTATAAATGGTTTATATAAATCCTATCACGAAAATGGAAAGCTTTCTGAAACATTACAGTATGCAAATGGCAAAGCAGATGGCAAAGAAGAAGGCTTTGACGAAGACGGTATTAAATACAGCGAAAGCATCTACGAAAATGGAAAACTAAGAGAGCTTACATTCTTTGATAAAAAAGGGCAAACAGTAAATTCATTTACTACGCGGAAAGGGGCAGGTAATCTTGCTTTCTATGATGCGTTTGGAACAAAAGATAATGAGGCATCTTTTAATAAAGAAGGTTACCGCGATGGAAAAAGCACCTACTACTTCCCTTCGGGCAAAATAAGCACAGAAGCTAATTACAAAGAGGGTTCTTTGGACGGTGAACGCACCATTTATTTCGCAAACGGCCAGATCTCAGAAAAAATGAATTTTACAGATAATGAAGAGAATGGCATGTTAAGAAGTTTTCATATCAATGGCAATCTAAAGTTTACAGGTTATTTCAAAAGTGGACGCAGGGAGGGAGAGCATATCTCTTATAACCAGTTTGGCACTCCTGTAGTTTCTTATTACTATTTAAATAACGATCAGGATGGATATACAACATACTACTCTGCTAATGGCAAAAAAGATTACGAGGAGCAATACTACAGAGGATGGCTCAAAAAAGCAGTGCAATATGATACACTTGGCAATGTACTAGCTGTGTCAGATTTCCCGGGTGGCACTGGAGAACTTATATACAAACATTACAATGGTAAAGTTTACATAAAAGCATCCTACAAAAATTATATGACGCAAGGTAAATACGAAGCCTTCTACTTTGATGGCGCTCCCCGCATGACTTTGTTCTATAAAAATGGCTATAAAGATAGCATTGCAAAAACATATTATTATAATGGTAAACTACAGAATGAGGGCCGCTATACACTTGGCGAGAAAACAGGAGAATGGAAATATTATTATGAGAATGGAACAATTAATTACACAGAAAATTATGTAGACGGAAAAGAACAGGGTGAGGAAATCTTATATAAAGAAGATGGAACAAAAGACAGGATACTTACTTACAATAAAGGCCAGCTTGATGGTACTTATATAGTTTATGGGGATAATAATGAAATTGCAATACAACTAACCTATCATAATGACGTTCTTATAAATTATACTTATTATGGTAAAGATGGGAAATTAGTAACCCCCATTCCTGTAAAAAATGGAACCGCTATGGTTACTGCCTATTACAAAAATGGCAATAAAAGCGCAGAAGTAAATTACGAGAACAGCGACGTAAACGGCGTTCGCAAATTCTATTATACAAGTGGTGCGCCCTATATTGATGGTGCAAGATTATACGGCTACGATAATGGAATAAGAAAAACGTATTATACAAACAACAGGCTTGCAAAAGAAGAAAATTATTATTATGATAATCTACACGGCACTGTAAAAAGTTATTACCCTAATGGAAATATAAAAGCAGAGGAAAACTGGTATAATGGTGAACTAAATGGTGCTTCAAAATATTACGACGAAACAGGCAAACTGAAAGAAACACGCACTTATTATTATGATCTTCTGTTGAGCGTTTCAAAAAATTAA
- a CDS encoding polysaccharide deacetylase family protein, with protein MFYTVKVPWLIKKLYPSLTWEKPTKEKVLYLTFDDGPHPTATPFVLDQLAKYNAKATFFCIGKNVVDQTDIYKRILDEGHKTGNHTYNHLNGWKTSNEKYFENIFEAANYIDSDLFRPPYGRISKFQIKLLQESKENKYYSRPFKIIMWSVLSGDFDLELSPEKCLQYVLLNAKPGSIIVFHDSTKAWDRMRFALPKVLEHFSKQGYQFHSLQ; from the coding sequence ATGTTCTATACCGTGAAAGTACCGTGGCTGATTAAAAAATTATATCCTTCGTTGACCTGGGAAAAACCAACGAAAGAAAAAGTACTTTACCTCACCTTCGACGATGGCCCGCATCCGACTGCCACTCCTTTCGTGCTTGATCAATTAGCAAAATATAATGCAAAAGCAACCTTCTTCTGTATAGGGAAAAATGTAGTGGACCAAACTGACATTTACAAACGCATTCTTGATGAAGGGCACAAAACAGGAAACCACACCTACAATCATCTTAATGGATGGAAAACAAGCAATGAAAAATATTTTGAAAATATTTTCGAAGCTGCCAACTACATCGATAGTGATCTGTTTCGCCCTCCTTATGGAAGGATCAGTAAATTTCAAATAAAATTATTACAGGAATCAAAAGAAAATAAATACTATTCAAGACCATTTAAGATAATTATGTGGTCTGTTCTTAGTGGAGATTTTGACCTGGAGCTATCCCCGGAAAAGTGTCTTCAATATGTATTACTCAATGCAAAGCCTGGCAGCATCATTGTATTTCATGACAGCACGAAAGCATGGGATAGAATGAGATTTGCATTACCTAAAGTATTGGAGCATTTTAGCAAACAGGGATATCAATTTCATTCGTTGCAATAA
- a CDS encoding DUF3857 domain-containing transglutaminase family protein, which translates to MKKIHRPYIYFFLSAAVILFSRKANAQSFEELAAKYPNDYAVIQNISKSLTIFMKDGQPYAESKNEQDILVLDDKANGAYNRQYIYNNSYNSLLDFEAYTKVPDGKKYNKIKVTDVKTESARSRSIFYDDTKQTGFDFPSLVKGAIAHMEYSEAYKDVHMLIPFYCESYIPVVNAVYTVTLPTDMQLKYTVLNDAAKKINVTESNRGRQHTYTFTASDIKPTDRFSNAPAASYYEPHIIIQLVSYKNDKGETVNFLGNVNDLYKWDYGFISRVNNESKELKLLADSLTAGVTNDLVKARKIYEWVQSNIKYVAFEDGLEGFVPRPAAAICTRRYGDCKDMASILTALLQAAGLKAYFTWIGTRDIPYDYNDVPLPITDNHMIAALNTGNDWIFLDGTDPNCIFGLPSAFIQGKQAMIAISADEYKIIRVPEVDVNKSTLVDSTYITLSDNGIKGFSSVYYDGYFGSDIYTKLMYSDPKETKDYVKYRMGKASNKFILGNFNISKLDNIAKSVNIQADFEVPDYSKKISDELYINLNLEKLFTDYSIIDTARRKIPMENDYKYSIKQYTVLEIPEKYNVTYIPKDFTVDNPSFSFAIKYTKQGNKIIAMQEFRNNYLLMQPKDFPDWNNAIKKINNQYKEQVVLEARK; encoded by the coding sequence TTGAAAAAGATACATAGACCATACATCTACTTTTTTTTATCGGCAGCTGTAATACTGTTCTCACGCAAAGCGAATGCACAGTCGTTTGAAGAGCTTGCTGCAAAGTATCCAAACGATTATGCCGTTATACAAAACATCAGCAAGTCGCTTACAATATTTATGAAAGACGGCCAGCCGTATGCAGAAAGTAAAAATGAGCAGGACATACTTGTACTGGATGATAAAGCTAACGGAGCTTACAACAGGCAATACATTTATAATAATTCATACAACAGTCTTCTTGATTTTGAAGCATACACAAAAGTGCCCGATGGCAAAAAATATAATAAGATAAAAGTTACCGATGTAAAAACAGAGAGCGCAAGAAGCAGGAGTATTTTTTATGATGATACAAAACAAACAGGTTTTGATTTTCCATCGCTTGTTAAAGGTGCAATAGCACATATGGAATATTCAGAAGCTTACAAAGACGTGCATATGCTTATTCCGTTTTATTGTGAATCTTATATACCTGTGGTAAATGCCGTTTATACAGTTACACTTCCCACCGATATGCAATTAAAATACACCGTGCTGAATGATGCGGCAAAAAAAATAAACGTAACAGAATCAAACAGAGGTCGCCAGCATACCTATACTTTTACCGCCAGCGATATAAAACCTACGGATAGATTTTCCAATGCTCCCGCAGCCTCTTATTATGAACCGCATATAATTATACAGCTCGTTTCTTACAAAAATGATAAAGGAGAAACAGTAAATTTCCTTGGCAACGTTAATGACCTGTATAAATGGGATTATGGATTTATAAGCCGCGTAAATAATGAATCAAAGGAATTGAAACTGCTGGCAGACAGCCTAACCGCCGGTGTTACAAATGATCTTGTAAAAGCAAGAAAGATCTATGAATGGGTACAATCAAATATAAAATATGTAGCTTTTGAAGATGGTCTTGAAGGTTTTGTGCCGAGGCCTGCTGCCGCTATTTGCACACGCCGCTATGGTGATTGTAAAGATATGGCCAGCATATTAACCGCATTGTTGCAGGCTGCAGGTTTAAAGGCTTATTTTACCTGGATCGGAACCAGGGATATACCTTACGATTATAATGATGTGCCATTACCAATTACAGATAATCACATGATAGCTGCATTGAATACCGGCAATGATTGGATATTTCTTGACGGCACTGATCCTAATTGCATATTTGGTTTGCCCAGTGCTTTTATTCAGGGCAAGCAGGCAATGATAGCTATCTCTGCAGATGAGTATAAAATAATAAGAGTGCCGGAAGTTGATGTAAACAAAAGCACACTGGTAGACAGTACATATATTACTTTAAGCGATAATGGCATCAAAGGATTTTCAAGTGTGTATTATGACGGTTATTTTGGATCTGACATTTATACAAAGCTTATGTACAGCGATCCAAAAGAAACAAAGGATTATGTAAAGTATCGTATGGGCAAAGCAAGCAACAAATTTATTCTGGGTAATTTCAACATCAGCAAACTTGATAACATTGCTAAGTCAGTTAATATACAGGCAGATTTTGAAGTGCCTGATTACAGTAAAAAGATCTCTGATGAATTATACATAAATCTTAATCTTGAAAAGCTCTTTACTGATTACAGCATTATTGATACAGCAAGAAGAAAAATACCAATGGAGAATGATTATAAATATTCTATTAAACAATATACCGTGCTGGAAATACCTGAAAAGTATAACGTAACATATATACCAAAGGATTTTACTGTAGATAATCCATCATTCAGTTTTGCTATAAAATATACAAAACAGGGAAATAAAATAATAGCTATGCAGGAGTTTCGCAACAACTACCTGCTGATGCAGCCGAAAGATTTTCCTGATTGGAATAATGCAATCAAAAAGATCAATAACCAATATAAAGAACAGGTTGTGCTGGAAGCACGCAAATAA